From one Agathobaculum sp. NTUH-O15-33 genomic stretch:
- a CDS encoding host-nuclease inhibitor Gam family protein — protein MARKRVVEPSGVKTWEDANDALRQIAEAQLALADIEGEMNKQILGAKKAAEEQSKPYKDRVAKLERELKDFVTEHRADMGKTKTRALTFGEVGFRLSTSVSLPRAKEKIEEIIRRLKTRQMMDCIVVKEDVSKEALKKYGEDTVNAVGATWKQQDVFGYELNFSKLEQVKAGQ, from the coding sequence ATGGCAAGAAAGAGAGTGGTCGAGCCCTCGGGCGTCAAGACCTGGGAGGACGCAAACGACGCCCTCCGTCAGATTGCGGAAGCGCAGCTTGCCCTCGCGGACATTGAGGGTGAGATGAACAAGCAGATCCTCGGGGCGAAGAAGGCCGCAGAGGAGCAGAGCAAGCCGTACAAGGACAGGGTCGCCAAGCTCGAGCGCGAGCTCAAGGATTTTGTCACCGAGCACCGGGCAGACATGGGGAAGACGAAGACCCGGGCCCTCACCTTCGGCGAGGTAGGGTTCCGGCTCTCGACCTCCGTGTCGCTCCCCCGGGCGAAGGAGAAGATCGAGGAGATCATCCGCCGCCTCAAGACCCGGCAGATGATGGACTGCATCGTCGTCAAGGAGGACGTCTCGAAGGAGGCCCTCAAGAAGTACGGCGAGGACACCGTCAACGCGGTCGGCGCTACCTGGAAGCAGCAAGACGTCTTTGGCTATGAGCTGAACTTCTCGAAGCTGGAACAGGTCAAGGCCGGGCAATAA
- a CDS encoding transposase yields the protein MPDVFITMKEAAEFEGVKYGTFAQRIARNPKQYKTKTQPREGGGKEQVLIAVSSLSPKGRKAWRAAQKVDGRDVVIEKRAESAPWYVGVDLNHYTEQHKKEFYEAVELAARVQDFIEYDGPENRTAYAERYALGLGVSPQTLYRYMSNVLKANAWALKLEKEDGQNRDYFRALALCRKPKEKATFPSLTDEQKALIENIWFDHRFAANLGTIEMLYEKFEEVAEGRGWESYPSIKTVARYIKHLMDSRGAESARYLAANGSREWKNKKMLKGKRDATSLKVMEYVVGDEHTFDFWVQWVAPNGKVKAVRPKLVAWMDMRSRAIVGDVACVDANNQTLKESLVKMLYSHPGGVPHILHVDNGKDYTAKTMTGQSRKKRNIEFEFDAETVGFYQSIGIEEVGRSLPYQPWDKPIERFFSTVCSKFSKWFESYTGTLTGSKTYAKRQKDVDGMLERGELLTMEEFFEAWTEWKETKYHTREHRGLKDAGEKWVTPISLFENGERYEKAAPPREYAAMLLMKADTALVRNQGITKFGTLYTDYELCHYVGKHVGIKWDIDDVTKLYVFDEEGRKICEAVSAELLAFGPHCSQAALERHLRDQKRQEKEMREILEDMRRPYELRVQEGGRPSSAVGMIDLTIKAERSPKVIALPNDKEYRAEAAASRKARKKTSGDEFLTNKADDALARLRAMNE from the coding sequence GTGCCGGACGTATTCATCACCATGAAGGAGGCGGCGGAGTTCGAGGGCGTGAAGTATGGGACATTCGCCCAACGCATCGCCCGCAACCCCAAGCAGTACAAGACCAAGACGCAGCCCCGGGAGGGCGGAGGCAAGGAGCAAGTTTTGATTGCGGTCTCCTCGCTCTCCCCAAAAGGCCGGAAGGCGTGGCGGGCGGCGCAGAAAGTGGACGGGAGGGATGTCGTCATAGAGAAGCGAGCAGAGTCCGCGCCCTGGTATGTGGGCGTCGACCTCAACCACTACACCGAGCAGCATAAGAAGGAGTTCTACGAAGCCGTCGAGCTGGCGGCACGGGTTCAAGACTTCATAGAGTACGACGGCCCGGAAAACCGCACGGCCTACGCGGAACGCTACGCGCTGGGGCTGGGCGTGAGCCCGCAAACCCTCTACCGCTACATGAGCAACGTCCTCAAGGCGAACGCCTGGGCGCTCAAGCTGGAGAAGGAGGACGGGCAGAACCGGGACTACTTCCGGGCGCTGGCCTTGTGCCGGAAGCCGAAGGAGAAGGCAACCTTCCCAAGCCTCACGGACGAGCAAAAGGCGCTCATTGAAAACATCTGGTTCGACCACCGCTTCGCCGCCAACCTGGGGACGATTGAGATGCTCTATGAGAAGTTTGAGGAAGTCGCCGAGGGCCGGGGCTGGGAGAGCTACCCCAGCATCAAGACGGTCGCCCGGTACATCAAGCACCTCATGGACAGCCGGGGCGCAGAGTCGGCCCGCTACCTCGCGGCCAACGGCTCCCGGGAGTGGAAGAACAAGAAGATGCTCAAGGGCAAGCGGGACGCGACGAGCCTCAAGGTCATGGAGTACGTGGTCGGCGACGAGCACACCTTCGACTTTTGGGTTCAGTGGGTTGCCCCGAACGGGAAAGTCAAGGCCGTCCGCCCGAAGCTCGTCGCATGGATGGACATGCGGAGCCGGGCGATCGTGGGCGACGTGGCTTGTGTAGACGCCAACAACCAGACCCTCAAGGAGAGCCTTGTGAAGATGCTCTACTCCCACCCGGGCGGCGTCCCCCACATCCTGCACGTGGACAACGGCAAGGACTACACGGCGAAGACCATGACGGGCCAGAGCCGGAAGAAGCGGAACATCGAGTTCGAGTTCGACGCGGAGACGGTGGGTTTCTACCAGAGCATCGGCATCGAGGAGGTGGGGCGGTCGCTCCCCTATCAGCCGTGGGACAAGCCGATCGAGCGTTTCTTCTCGACCGTGTGCTCCAAGTTCTCAAAATGGTTTGAGAGCTACACGGGCACCCTCACGGGTTCCAAGACCTACGCCAAGCGGCAGAAGGACGTCGACGGGATGCTCGAGCGTGGGGAGCTGCTCACGATGGAGGAGTTCTTCGAGGCGTGGACGGAGTGGAAGGAAACGAAGTACCACACCCGGGAGCACCGGGGACTCAAGGACGCGGGCGAGAAGTGGGTCACGCCGATCTCGCTCTTTGAGAACGGCGAACGCTATGAGAAGGCAGCGCCGCCCCGGGAGTATGCGGCGATGCTGCTCATGAAGGCGGACACCGCCCTCGTGCGGAACCAGGGGATCACCAAGTTCGGGACGCTCTACACGGACTACGAGCTTTGTCACTACGTCGGCAAGCACGTCGGCATCAAGTGGGACATCGACGACGTCACGAAGCTCTACGTCTTCGACGAGGAGGGCCGGAAGATATGCGAGGCCGTCTCCGCCGAGCTCCTGGCCTTCGGGCCCCACTGTTCACAGGCGGCGCTTGAGCGCCACCTCCGCGACCAGAAGCGGCAGGAGAAGGAAATGCGCGAGATCCTGGAAGACATGCGGAGGCCCTACGAGCTCCGCGTCCAGGAGGGCGGACGCCCCTCGAGCGCGGTCGGCATGATCGACCTCACCATCAAGGCGGAGCGGAGCCCGAAGGTCATCGCCCTCCCGAACGACAAGGAATACCGGGCGGAAGCGGCGGCAAGCCGGAAGGCCAGGAAGAAGACATCCGGGGACGAGTTCCTCACCAACAAGGCAGACGACGCCCTCGCCCGTTTGAGGGCTATGAACGAATAG
- a CDS encoding N-acetylmuramoyl-L-alanine amidase family protein, with product MAIKIFIDPGHNPSGPNTGAEGNGLREQDVTYTVSHYLADMLRADPRFEVRLSRNTPDEVLGTSNATSLAARVNMANSWPANYFISIHCNANTNPAINGTEVYVYQQYSQSYWLAQHVLNGIVERVGTRDNGVRLNPSLYVLRRTNMPSILVELAYLTNVNDANKLRDDPYGFAQGIYNGLLAYFGFSYP from the coding sequence TTGGCTATTAAAATTTTTATCGATCCGGGGCACAACCCCTCCGGCCCGAACACGGGGGCCGAAGGCAACGGCCTGCGCGAACAGGATGTAACCTACACCGTTTCGCACTATCTGGCCGACATGCTCCGCGCCGATCCACGGTTCGAGGTGCGGCTCAGCCGCAACACGCCGGATGAGGTACTCGGCACCAGCAACGCCACGAGCCTTGCCGCGCGCGTCAACATGGCCAACAGCTGGCCGGCCAATTACTTTATCAGCATCCACTGCAACGCCAATACCAACCCGGCCATCAACGGCACAGAGGTCTACGTTTACCAGCAGTACTCCCAATCCTACTGGCTGGCCCAGCATGTGCTGAACGGCATTGTGGAGCGTGTGGGCACGCGGGACAACGGCGTGCGGCTAAACCCCAGTTTATACGTGCTGCGCCGTACCAACATGCCCTCTATCCTAGTCGAATTGGCGTACCTGACCAACGTAAACGACGCCAACAAGCTGCGCGATGATCCCTACGGCTTCGCGCAGGGCATTTATAACGGCTTACTCGCATATTTTGGTTTTTCGTATCCTTGA
- a CDS encoding AAA family ATPase — MEVTAAAAQAATYTNSKSLAEQINDYLAATKTSIATLASEIPGYSRPTISRYLSGKYEGDIAAIEKLLADWLAGRTGEDVALPEPGRKTGTKPAFFESRDALKVLGVCQSCQEYIGLGIVVARSGYGKTYSLRQYAKLPRVAYIECDDTMSSRDLVEAIERALGIPSGYGTIWRRVNGIRDYFNTNKGYLLIIDEADKLVSKYTQKKMEILRAIFDQSDVGLVIAGEPKLEAQIKTYLVRMANRVDFYVSLKGLDPSEVEGYLAGFEVAPDAMVELKARACNMQTGCFRLLDRTLSNVSRILEERGERVVTVKIIEQASSLMML; from the coding sequence ATGGAAGTCACAGCAGCAGCGGCCCAGGCCGCAACCTATACCAACAGCAAGAGTCTCGCGGAGCAGATCAACGACTACCTCGCGGCGACGAAGACCAGCATCGCGACCCTGGCAAGCGAGATCCCGGGCTATTCCCGCCCGACGATCTCCCGCTACCTCTCGGGCAAGTACGAGGGGGACATCGCAGCCATTGAGAAGCTGCTCGCGGACTGGCTGGCCGGGCGCACCGGGGAGGACGTGGCCCTCCCGGAGCCGGGCCGGAAGACCGGGACGAAGCCCGCCTTCTTTGAGAGCCGGGACGCCCTCAAGGTGCTGGGCGTGTGTCAGAGCTGTCAAGAGTACATCGGGCTCGGCATCGTGGTCGCCCGCAGCGGCTACGGCAAGACCTACTCCCTCCGGCAGTACGCCAAGCTCCCCCGGGTCGCCTATATCGAGTGTGACGACACCATGAGCAGCCGGGATCTTGTGGAGGCGATCGAACGGGCCCTCGGCATCCCCAGCGGCTACGGGACGATCTGGCGCAGGGTCAACGGCATCCGGGACTATTTCAACACGAACAAGGGCTACCTCCTCATCATCGACGAGGCGGACAAGCTCGTCTCGAAGTACACCCAAAAGAAGATGGAGATCCTCCGGGCGATCTTCGACCAGTCGGACGTGGGGCTCGTCATCGCCGGGGAGCCGAAGCTCGAGGCGCAGATCAAGACCTACCTCGTCCGCATGGCGAACCGGGTCGACTTCTACGTCAGCCTCAAGGGGCTTGACCCCTCGGAGGTGGAGGGCTACCTCGCGGGCTTCGAGGTCGCGCCGGACGCGATGGTCGAGCTCAAGGCCCGGGCCTGCAACATGCAGACGGGATGCTTCCGCCTCCTCGACCGCACCCTCTCCAATGTGTCCCGCATCCTTGAGGAGAGGGGCGAGAGGGTCGTCACGGTCAAGATCATTGAGCAAGCCTCGAGCCTCATGATGCTTTGA
- a CDS encoding N-acetylmannosamine-6-phosphate 2-epimerase codes for MGKTLPRGLIVSCQALENEPLHSPFIMGRMAVAAQQGGAAGIRANGAEDVAEIRSLVPLPVIGIIKREYPGMAPYITPTDAEIEALVRVGAEVIALDATIDQDETFLSTLHERWPGQAFMADISTAEEGLRADKLDFDYIGTTLIGYTTQSKGLDKFEVLRRLIAECRHPVIAEGNFNTPEQAAEAIRLGAHAVVVGSAITRPQLITRSFGDAVNAALNG; via the coding sequence ATGGGTAAAACGTTACCGCGCGGGCTGATCGTTTCCTGTCAGGCGCTTGAAAACGAACCGCTGCACTCCCCCTTCATTATGGGCCGCATGGCCGTGGCCGCCCAGCAGGGCGGCGCGGCCGGTATCCGCGCCAACGGCGCGGAGGATGTGGCCGAAATCCGCAGCCTTGTGCCCCTGCCGGTGATCGGCATCATCAAGCGGGAGTACCCCGGCATGGCGCCCTATATCACGCCGACCGACGCGGAGATCGAAGCGCTTGTCCGCGTCGGGGCAGAGGTCATCGCGCTGGACGCGACCATCGATCAGGATGAAACCTTCCTTTCCACCCTGCACGAGCGCTGGCCCGGCCAAGCCTTTATGGCGGATATTTCTACCGCGGAAGAGGGCCTGCGCGCCGACAAGCTGGATTTCGATTATATCGGCACCACGCTGATCGGCTATACCACGCAGTCCAAGGGTCTGGACAAGTTCGAGGTGCTGCGTCGGCTGATCGCGGAGTGCCGCCACCCGGTCATTGCGGAAGGTAATTTTAACACACCCGAGCAGGCGGCAGAGGCCATACGCCTTGGCGCGCACGCCGTTGTGGTCGGCAGCGCCATTACGCGCCCGCAGCTGATCACCCGCTCGTTTGGCGACGCGGTAAACGCCGCTTTAAACGGATAG
- a CDS encoding helix-turn-helix domain-containing protein: protein MFSELLRELRSKKGVTQVELAKAIGVSNGNVGDWERGRSKPGYEALVALARYFEIDAGRLLELPPLPSSPPTCDGVPLSQLEADFLAMFRLLPPDAREEIFDLVHFKYKRIVEQKKESIFWTYFDENDGSDDGKSGPAEGRKTRDGTA from the coding sequence ATGTTTAGTGAACTTTTACGAGAATTACGCTCGAAAAAGGGCGTAACGCAAGTAGAACTTGCAAAGGCTATCGGCGTTTCTAATGGAAATGTCGGAGACTGGGAACGGGGGAGGAGCAAGCCAGGCTATGAGGCCCTGGTCGCTCTCGCTCGTTATTTCGAGATTGATGCCGGGCGTCTCTTAGAATTGCCTCCGCTACCCTCAAGCCCGCCCACTTGTGACGGCGTCCCCTTGTCCCAGCTTGAGGCCGATTTTCTTGCCATGTTCCGCCTCCTGCCCCCGGACGCCAGAGAGGAGATCTTCGACCTGGTTCACTTCAAGTACAAGCGGATTGTCGAACAGAAAAAAGAGTCTATCTTCTGGACATATTTCGACGAGAACGACGGGAGCGACGACGGTAAAAGCGGCCCCGCCGAAGGCCGTAAGACCCGCGACGGAACCGCCTGA
- a CDS encoding translation initiation factor IF-2 produces the protein MNNFDEPVKKAETDAEILDALQGVKLTQDEIRRGACGGMGLAFFRAYYEKLPEEVARRLTEIDTEAVEHITRATGLNLSGSLLDRFGEKLASDAAFAQVIRAANVYRGRLGYAPLGPDGWPEVET, from the coding sequence ATGAACAACTTTGACGAGCCCGTCAAGAAGGCGGAGACCGACGCGGAGATCCTGGACGCGCTGCAAGGGGTCAAGCTGACACAGGACGAGATCCGGCGCGGGGCGTGTGGCGGGATGGGGCTCGCCTTTTTCCGGGCCTACTATGAGAAGCTCCCGGAGGAAGTCGCCCGCCGCCTCACGGAGATCGACACCGAGGCCGTGGAGCACATCACCCGGGCGACGGGTCTCAACCTGTCCGGCTCGCTCCTGGATCGGTTCGGGGAGAAGCTGGCAAGCGACGCCGCCTTCGCCCAGGTCATCCGGGCGGCGAACGTGTACCGGGGGCGGCTGGGCTACGCTCCCCTCGGGCCGGACGGCTGGCCGGAGGTGGAGACATGA
- a CDS encoding PA2169 family four-helix-bundle protein, producing MQDIELLQYVHETAEMGIEGLQNVTSQIENPKLRQAVESQIVEYQDIAQQSGSMLRSKGETPKNPGLMARVSSEVMSTLETLTDNSSSKIAEMVIQGNNMGITKGLKHLHDYAGDDKQVRGLAEKLLHTEQSNVEQMKPFL from the coding sequence ATGCAAGACATTGAACTGCTTCAATATGTACACGAAACCGCCGAAATGGGCATAGAAGGTCTGCAAAACGTGACCAGCCAAATAGAAAACCCAAAGCTTCGCCAAGCCGTCGAATCGCAAATTGTGGAGTATCAGGATATTGCGCAACAATCCGGCTCCATGCTGCGTTCCAAGGGCGAAACGCCGAAAAACCCCGGCCTTATGGCGCGCGTTTCCAGCGAAGTCATGTCCACTCTAGAAACGCTGACCGATAATTCCTCGTCCAAGATCGCGGAAATGGTCATTCAGGGCAACAACATGGGCATTACCAAGGGCCTAAAGCACCTGCACGACTACGCGGGCGATGATAAGCAGGTGCGCGGCCTTGCCGAAAAGCTGCTCCACACGGAACAGTCGAACGTCGAACAGATGAAGCCGTTTCTATAA
- a CDS encoding Cro/Cl family transcriptional regulator — MKSNGKLCPLGKLVVKALADQEKTKSQLAAEIGTSPQYLSYILYGVRSGEKYLPALIAALKLDPRKVEKATAA; from the coding sequence ATGAAAAGCAACGGCAAACTTTGCCCCCTGGGGAAGCTCGTCGTCAAGGCGCTCGCCGACCAGGAGAAGACAAAGTCGCAGCTCGCCGCCGAGATCGGGACGTCGCCGCAGTATCTAAGCTACATTCTCTACGGCGTCCGCTCGGGCGAGAAGTACCTCCCGGCGCTCATCGCGGCCCTCAAGCTCGACCCCCGGAAGGTCGAGAAGGCAACGGCAGCATGA
- a CDS encoding regulatory protein GemA, with protein sequence MAAATTRSGRKLPSIRTLWAIAKSPELGLTDEDLHGVVYRETGKGSMKQLTQGEITAVARVLQNMKDSAARGSRSKRTDEGGNPTTERQRRKIYALTEALGWNSDKRRIEGFVKRMTGIDRLEWLDAGQCEKVIEGLKAILAREQRKEGADGRRDK encoded by the coding sequence ATGGCAGCAGCAACAACACGCAGCGGGCGGAAGCTCCCCTCCATCCGCACCCTATGGGCGATCGCCAAGTCGCCGGAGCTGGGGCTCACGGACGAAGACCTCCACGGGGTCGTGTACCGGGAGACGGGCAAGGGGAGCATGAAGCAGCTCACCCAGGGCGAGATCACCGCCGTCGCCCGCGTCCTGCAAAACATGAAGGACAGCGCAGCCCGGGGAAGCCGGAGCAAGCGCACGGATGAGGGAGGCAACCCCACGACCGAACGGCAGCGCCGGAAGATCTACGCGCTGACCGAGGCCCTCGGCTGGAACAGCGACAAGCGCCGGATTGAGGGGTTCGTGAAGCGGATGACGGGCATCGACCGCCTTGAATGGCTGGACGCGGGCCAGTGTGAGAAGGTCATCGAGGGGCTCAAGGCAATCCTCGCCCGGGAGCAGCGGAAGGAGGGCGCGGATGGACGTCGGGACAAGTAA
- a CDS encoding LysM peptidoglycan-binding domain-containing protein, protein MKDENVLDNQVLITYLSDTLWGIARETLGGGVKWPAIYALNRDQISDPRYIYPGTVLRLPAA, encoded by the coding sequence ATGAAGGATGAGAACGTATTGGACAATCAGGTGCTGATCACCTACCTGTCCGATACGTTGTGGGGCATTGCCCGCGAAACGCTGGGCGGCGGCGTGAAGTGGCCCGCGATCTATGCGCTTAACCGCGATCAGATCAGCGACCCGCGCTATATTTACCCCGGTACGGTGCTGCGGCTGCCCGCGGCATAA
- the tnpA gene encoding IS200/IS605 family transposase, with protein sequence MANSLAHTKWVCKYHIVFTPKYRRKIIYKQLRKDIQQIIKDLCKWKGVEIIEGHMMPDHIHLLVSVPPKYSISQFMGYLKGKSAMMIFERHGNLKYKFGSRNFWATGYYVSTVGINTATIQKYIREQDKQDQIEDSLSKKEYVDPFKGSK encoded by the coding sequence ATGGCAAACAGTTTAGCACATACAAAATGGGTATGCAAGTATCACATCGTATTCACACCGAAATATCGAAGGAAAATAATCTATAAGCAGCTGCGAAAAGATATACAGCAAATTATAAAGGATTTGTGCAAGTGGAAGGGTGTGGAAATCATCGAAGGGCATATGATGCCTGACCATATTCATTTACTCGTAAGCGTGCCGCCGAAATACAGTATCTCGCAGTTTATGGGATATTTAAAAGGGAAAAGTGCGATGATGATATTCGAGCGGCATGGGAATTTAAAATATAAATTCGGCAGTCGTAATTTCTGGGCGACTGGATATTATGTGAGCACGGTAGGAATCAATACGGCCACGATTCAAAAATATATCAGGGAGCAAGATAAGCAGGATCAAATCGAAGATAGCTTAAGTAAGAAAGAATATGTTGACCCTTTCAAGGGTAGTAAGTAG
- a CDS encoding PTS transporter subunit EIIC, with translation MPLFSSVWRFFLIWPPVQTGLVALGGVIAKLGPIGTFLYGFLLRLTGAVGLHHMVYPLFWYTELGGVEMVAGQQIVGAQNIFFAELADPTHVGLFTHGTRFFAGRFATMMFGLPAACLAMYHCVPKERRKAVYGLFLSAALTSFLTGITEPIEFMFLFIAPWLYVVHAALDGLSFLVADLLSIRIGNTFSGGLIDFTLFGALQGNERTNWLLVIPVGILWAVIYYLLFRFLIRRFNVPTPGREENADDEVAVTTKDSLHDTARYVIEALGGRDNLEDVDACITRLRVAVKDPGKVDKDALKSLGAAAVLEVKGGGIQAVWGAKADLIKQKIHEIIGEAG, from the coding sequence TTGCCGCTATTTTCGTCGGTATGGCGTTTTTTCCTCATCTGGCCGCCCGTACAGACCGGCCTTGTCGCGCTGGGCGGCGTTATCGCAAAGCTCGGCCCGATCGGCACCTTCCTGTACGGCTTCCTGCTGCGCTTGACCGGCGCAGTCGGCCTGCACCACATGGTATATCCGCTGTTCTGGTATACCGAGTTGGGCGGCGTGGAGATGGTTGCGGGCCAGCAAATCGTCGGCGCGCAGAACATCTTTTTCGCAGAGCTGGCCGATCCCACTCACGTGGGCCTGTTCACGCACGGCACCCGCTTTTTCGCGGGCCGCTTCGCGACGATGATGTTCGGTCTGCCCGCCGCGTGCCTTGCCATGTACCATTGCGTGCCCAAGGAACGCCGCAAGGCCGTATACGGCCTGTTCCTCAGCGCCGCGCTGACCTCGTTCCTCACCGGTATCACCGAACCGATCGAGTTCATGTTCCTTTTTATCGCGCCGTGGCTGTACGTGGTGCACGCGGCGCTGGACGGTCTGTCCTTCCTCGTTGCCGATCTGCTTTCCATCCGCATCGGCAACACATTTTCGGGCGGCCTGATCGACTTTACGCTTTTCGGCGCTTTGCAGGGCAACGAGCGCACCAACTGGCTGCTGGTCATTCCGGTTGGCATTCTGTGGGCGGTAATCTACTACCTTCTGTTCCGTTTCCTGATCCGCCGCTTCAATGTGCCTACGCCGGGCCGTGAGGAAAACGCGGACGACGAGGTAGCCGTGACCACCAAGGATTCGCTTCACGACACCGCGCGCTACGTGATCGAAGCCCTTGGCGGGCGCGATAATCTGGAGGACGTGGACGCCTGCATCACCCGCCTGCGCGTTGCCGTGAAGGACCCCGGCAAGGTGGATAAGGACGCGCTCAAATCCCTTGGCGCGGCGGCTGTCTTAGAGGTAAAGGGCGGCGGTATCCAAGCCGTTTGGGGCGCGAAGGCCGACCTGATCAAGCAAAAAATCCACGAGATCATTGGGGAGGCGGGCTGA
- a CDS encoding DUF6906 family protein, whose protein sequence is MRNGRKPTIKQKIRLGQAGLAPENWLVVRQKPDGELIILHKRTNMIRVVPSLGQ, encoded by the coding sequence ATGAGAAACGGCAGAAAGCCGACTATAAAACAGAAGATCAGGCTCGGGCAAGCGGGCCTCGCGCCGGAGAACTGGCTCGTCGTGCGGCAGAAGCCGGACGGGGAACTCATCATCCTCCACAAGCGCACGAACATGATCCGGGTCGTCCCTTCGCTGGGACAATGA
- a CDS encoding GNAT family N-acetyltransferase translates to MELKIEPVSAKNRKSVLALTAAPGQEGFVETPAACLREARRLRLWRPVAILAEQAVIGFAMYGFFPREGAHGRVWLDRLLIGGGQQGKGYGKAAIGLLIDRLRREYGCGEVFLSCYPQNTAAMRLYQKLGFAPNGEKDINGEDVLVLPLAETGNSGKPGGIS, encoded by the coding sequence GTGGAACTGAAAATTGAGCCGGTATCGGCAAAAAACCGGAAAAGTGTGCTGGCGCTCACCGCCGCGCCCGGGCAGGAGGGCTTTGTGGAAACGCCCGCCGCATGCCTGCGGGAGGCGCGGCGGCTGCGGCTATGGCGGCCCGTGGCAATTTTAGCGGAGCAAGCGGTGATCGGCTTTGCCATGTACGGCTTTTTCCCGCGCGAGGGCGCGCACGGCCGCGTTTGGCTGGATCGGCTGCTCATCGGCGGCGGACAGCAGGGCAAGGGCTACGGCAAGGCGGCTATTGGCCTGTTGATCGACCGGCTGCGGCGGGAATACGGCTGCGGCGAGGTGTTTTTGAGCTGTTACCCGCAAAACACGGCGGCCATGCGGCTGTATCAAAAGCTGGGCTTTGCTCCAAACGGGGAAAAGGATATAAACGGTGAGGACGTGCTGGTGCTGCCCCTTGCCGAAACCGGTAACAGCGGCAAGCCCGGCGGCATATCGTGA